The sequence TCATTGTAAATAATGACTAAACCAGTGAAAGAAATGAGTATTTAAAGGACCGGTTAATGATGCAGATATTCTGGTAATTTAGTCTGTTCGCATCATTAGTTTCACAGAATATCTGAAGAGTGTAAACTCCCCAAAACCAGTAATCAGAATTTCATGAGTAAAACTGGAGTTTCAGTATCGTTCAGAATACAAACAGTTTCCATCCACTAGTAAAAACCATGTTTATCATTCAGTCTGGAGCTTCCAACTGACTTCTTTAACTCTGAATTtactatgatggaatcattgtcacagaaaaaaaacaatcattttggttcttttatagatttattaaaggtcttctgaaaatatgactaaacctgctggatcataaataaacaaaaatgttaatatttggatAAATTTGTCTGTTTCCAGCTCAGTtgggttcttctggtttcaatcttctggtttatctttgattCCTCTGGACACTATacctaccgtcaagcatggaggtggcagtatcatgaaactatcaatttaactgactcaagACCAACTCAGACGACAAATTCGAATTTGTCGTCTCTctgacacagttggatgtttcaaccacacaatgagcccaaacacagaTGTGGTAAAGAAATTGTTCCATCAGggtagaatgaaggttctagactggtctccgcAAAGTCCTGACTTGAACTCATccagaacctgaagaaccaagtcagaaagacaacaaatgttgAACGGCACCAGAATTGGTGCCGTTcaacatttgttgtctttctgagtcagacttgagtcagttaaattgatagtataatgataaggccacctccatgcttgaagGTAGGTATAGattccagaggagtcaaagataaagcAGAGGATTAAAACCACAGCTGAGTTTACCTGGTACAGAACCATCAGTATAAATAAACCAAATtcacattttccttttaattttttaagacATTTCAATAGTTTGCGTAAAATTTGCttggaaattatttaaaaatggaaaattcccAGTAGACAGTGCTGCTCCATTTATCAGTGAAGGACAGATTTCCTGTTTAAGATGTTAGTGATGGTATTTCTGATAAACAGACGACGCTTCAACACCTGCTTATTATCGTACATTTACTGCCATAAAAATGGTCTGTGTTTATTGCCGATGATTCCCCTGCAGCTGCAGACGCTTCACTTTCTGCCAGATTTCCATTTTGATCGACTGACCCGGTTTTTAGGTCGTTATCAAACCATTCATTTAGGGAATGGGCAGGTTTGTTTGGTTATTGTTCAGAAACCACTGATCTGCCTCCAGCTACAACAGGTCACACGTAGCTataaatcaaaaaatctgattaaaactaGCACAAAACACACGAAGCTAACTTCAGCTGGGAAAATAAAGCATCAAGCAGCAGATTTATAGCTTCCAACCTCTATTTTTTATGAGGTTACTTTCGATTTTGGCAAGGTTTCACTGCTATTGATATGTTTCATTGTGATAtcataaaaaagagaaagaaatccTTTGTTTGCTGGGTTATAACGGATTGTTTCATAGAGTCATGACTTTAGCTCTGTACTATAGTCAGGTAAATGAgtattttgtatcatttttgttgtggTAAATTTGGTGAATAATTCATTGTTTATACCACACCCATAAAGAGATGACTCTATTATGtataaatctgctaaaaaatgacagtaaatagtgaaataaatgCCGATTAAAATTCCCCAACATGTCGAGCTAATATCTTTAAATAtcagtaattttatttatatacatcTGTGTAAGCATAAACTGTTCTCTAgagtaaaatgaccacagaataATAAAATTTGAACCTGGTTTCCTCCCTTTGTATGACACTTTAAAGCACACGTGAAGGAATGAACCCAAAATATAGCAAAAAGCAGCCTAAAACAGATGAAATGGCAAATTCAATTAAAGAAATGAgtcaaaatacaaacagaattggtgttttggtttttttctttttgaaaatgcaaataaaagaattaaGCCAAGCAGTGAAAAGACACCAGGAGACTTCAGAGTGGCTGAAGTTCTTTTAAAAGAGACGCTTTGGTAATAATCCCTTTAAAGTGACGACTGAGACGTTAGATTGtctgtgaaatattagagtTTGAATCCCTGAAGTGTAAAATCCTGAATCCACCATAAATAACACTACAGCATTTTAACCCTGACATACAGGTCAGTCAGGACAGAGATCTCCCCGACACCCTGAACCTCTTCTTTGCTCACTTTACAGCAGGGAAGAGCCCAGACTGCTGAAAGATCCCAGCAGGGGGCGGAGCCTACACTCACCTTCCAGCTGCAAGTACAGTGCTAGCCGCGTAGCCGCGCTAGTACAGCGCTAGCAGCGTTAGCCGCACTAGTACAGCGGAGCCGCGCTAGTACAGCGCTAGCAGCGTTAGCCGCACTAGTACAGCGTAGCCGCGCTAGTACAGCGCTAGCAGCGTTAGCCGCACTAGTACAGCGTAGCCGCGCTAGTACAGCGCTagcagcgttagccgcgctagtaCAGCGTAGCCGCGCTAGTACAGCGTAGccgcgttagccgcgctagtacagtaatgaggtcatacagacagcacgttctgcagctgggtagttgagtaacaattttataaacgcacaaatgggtggaggtgtgatttatgcgcccgaaaatgcagttaaatcacagagcagtgtaaagaaactggtcacctagcaacctgaattagtctaggtaacattttgtttattatgtgtgttttctgctcaagttaatgttctggtttgattcattttaaattattcctgatcttgaaaggttttaaacagtgcagtcaaagtagttacaactgtgagcgaatagcttgaaatgaactgccctagactgctctgttcataacccaccattctttcacagcagctatatcaagagttattgtgcaatgatagataaatgcagcccatattttcaactgtttcctgtttactaTGTTTACCCTcctttaatttgttctaaaagaagTGTCTAATGGggcagtctagtctttcagtcaggttcagtcatttatcccattggtggtttgcattatataactttgtttttctctgttctaggaactattgttaaatcatctttatgtgagacttcCTTCTCGATTCTCAGACgcatgcctctggatctggacttcttagagttcacttgcacacaagaacttgtgtttttaaatgctttatccaaccaagaagaagtttgcccacctattttaaatgcactgacacagaTACACCgtcttatcagctcagaaaaagaaaagaatattgatgcactttcaaagtaaaagctcagagatgataaaatgacaaaagcagttggcttttcaaaataaaatgcacttaTATAAATTCCACCTTGTTTAATTCCAGCAGGACATATTAACCGGCAAACTCACACACTCAAAATTccttcagaaatgtttttactttatttttctaatgGAAATCACTTTGgtgccaaacaaacaaaaaaaaaaacagtgacttaTTTatgaagattttattttattgagtgAATCGCTGCCCAAACCAAAGCATGAATGGTCCTCAGTGCCAATATGACACAAACAGACGTATTTACATTCAAAATTCACCTCATCTGCGCAGTACAAGAGGCCtttttattaggtacacctcaGTCCAGTCCAACACGGAGCTCATATTGTTCAGTTTTAGGTGGAAATTTGTTACTGAAATAAATTGCAAACGTCTCAGCGTGAAGAGAAATGGAGCTACGatggtgtacctaataaagggGATACTGACTGGACCTGAACAGAATCCCATTAAGTCACATAAAAGTCCAGTTttcctttgacatttttaaataaagatacAATTTGCATCAACAGTAACTGCCTCGTGCCAAACATCTCACTGAGGCGACGCCACAGAAGTTCATAGCGAAGTGGATACCACGATACACGAACACACAAACTCATGTTTAGCTCCAGTCTTTGCACGGAAAGACGAGGTTCGGACCGGCTCATCTCAGCGAGCGGTTCTGACTCTGCAACATGAGGATCTCGGCCACCAGCTTCTGCGGATCCATCATCTGAGGGAACATGTCCATGGCGGCATCCACCAGCTGGGCGCTGAAGATAGCCAGGAGCTTCTTCCGGACAACTTCCCGCTCCTCGCTGCTCGGTTGTTTTCTCGATGCCAACgatgacggaggaggaggatccCAGTGCGAGAGGCAGACTGGAGGATGGGCGGCGAACGGGTCGGACCAGaatggctgctgctggtggactCTGCTGTGCTGGAAGTCAGCCGGCTGGCTGTAGGCGGGGACGCTGACCGGGTATCCATGGTAACCGTAGGGCGGCGGGCCGAATGGCAGCATGTCGGCGCCGTGGCAACCCAGCGGTCCGACGCTGTGGTGCTGGAAGGCCGGTGCGGCACCATGAGAGGGATGGTTCTgggagcagcagctgcaggaggagcttCTCGGAGGACAGAACTGCTGCCGGAGGTTCTGCTGAGCGCTGTACGGCCACGGGGCCTCCACCGGCTGGCTGTCGATGGAACCCAAACCCGAGTCCAGCTGCTCCTGAGAGCCTCCGAGTCGGACCGAGTCACTCTGAGGGTTCACCTTCTCCTTCCGGGTCGACACCCTCTTGCTTTGGCGGTGACCCGACTTGGCCTGGTGCTTGTTCTTCTGGTCCTTCTTCATAGAGCTGCTGTCGGATCCCAGACTCAGGTTGCGGGCCATgtcctccacctgcagcaggcTCTGGCCGGGGACCGGACTGCTGCGAGCCGGACCTGGTTTCTGGGCCGCCGACGGGTTCTTGGCGTTCTCCCGGAGTTCGTCGGCCAACGTGCGGTTGGACTGTTTGGCTCGTTCAGGATGGTGGAACTTACACTTGATGCCGTACGTACATTTCTTCCCTGGAAGGAGAAGAGAACGTTTTATCACAGCAgcactttctcttttttattttttaacagtttttattaaGATTTCCATTAACTTCATTAGAATAGATTTTGTTTGCGGCACACATGGCAGGTAGGAAAGCACAAAAAAGTGTTGAGGCTACAGCAGGTCATCGGTTTGTGCCGTCCTTGACCTACGCCGTTCCGTGGATACgtcgccatctcccataaatttatttaGAAAGTgttgttccatcattccgacGTACAGCGTTTGCGACATTAAGACAAATTTCATGCGGGAACTAGTTAGCGAgtggagcggacgaatacgtcgtctTTGTTTACATCCGTCTGTTGTACGCCACTTACGTCACAGTATGTGAGTTCCGAGTAACGGTGAAAATCGAGTTATGTCACTACCAAGGAACGGAATTCCGACGCAAGTCAAGGGCTCCCTGTATTTAAGGTTCCTCTCCCATCCCACCCCACCCCTCAATTCAACCACAAGGCCCAGATCTTACATGTGATCGTCCTATATGTGATCAATCTAAGACTGCAGAAGTGTCagacacatatatatacatatatgtccTGATGAGACAGTCATTACTAatctgccaaggaatgtggtggagttatgtgacgatcgccgtccgtccgtccgtccgcaacgttactcaaaaacagactaaaggatttggatgaaattttcagtaaaggtcagaaatgacacaaggatctcAAGAAGGTCTTCAggaatctacaagagaagtccaatGGACTTCTCCAATGGACTTCTCTAGCCTTCTCTTGTAGATTCTCGAAGATGTTCCACCTCTCATCTTGTTTCTTTTCACAACCTTCAATTTTCTTTCCTCTAAAATtcattgtcacataactccgctgttcaAAGGAAATCTTCTAGGCCCCTGAAGAATCTTCAAGAATCttcaagagaagtccagttgaacAATCATGTTGTTTCTCTACAAAACCTTaaattttctttcctttaaaaTTCATTGTCACaaaactccgccgtgttccttggcgaagTTATGTGGTGATCGCCATATGTTTGTgtttccctctgtctgtctgcaacattactcaaaaacagacaaacagatttggatgaaattttcagggaaggtcagaaatgacacaaggaccaagtgattagattttggcagtgatgcagcttatagtctggatccatggatttgttaaagatttcatccgtcggaaatgatccaatgactgagcagccttggagaaggactgcgctctctgagtgcttgtctAGTTCATTACCGATTCCTCTCCTGACTGTTTTCTCGACTGATCAATCGACTTGTCTGTAAAAACAATAGAATTTCTGGAAGCTTGaaattttgaaatatatcattTGGTCGCTACTTTTTGATTAGTTTAATGTGTAATAAAATTTTCAAAAGATCTTTGTTGTGATCTTTGATATTTTGATCTTTGAACTTTATTATACATTAAACTctgaaatcttcaaaaaaaattgtcctcagcagtggatttgtagtatcgcctgctgatgatcacatgattgtgatcctactacaaatccacctctgaggacttatcaggacttatccatcagaaatgatccaaggaacaactgattaaattgtgggggtgtttctgagtcccatcaattcccgccgcctgctacatatttaggtcacgtgatccagtatccgtacataacgtacacatgcagaacacacacctgtactcagagcaaagtcatttagtttgtgggttcatcgatattaaatggacacattctatgttgctgtgatttctgccacaaattttttcaagatttcatccttcGGAAATGCCTGGTGTCTCTAATCCATTCAGTGAAGCTGGAAGGTTCCTACTCCTTCCAGGAAAGAAGTAAGGGACGCCTGGCTGTTAAGGAGGTGAATTCTACATGTAATTCTACATGAATTACTACATGAGTGCTTTCTTCAAGTAAAGAAGTCTCATGGCTGTATCCAAATAAGACACACAACTTTCTCACAAACCGCTGTGTGggtgttaaatgtttgttctctTTTGTCACACCGCACTGTTTACGGTTTCACAGCCATCTACAGGGTTGGGCTGTAATTCACTGGAAGGTGTCATGAACACATACTGACGGTGTTATCTGGTGTACagttcagagaagaaaaacacttcCTTGAAAACCAACTGAAAATCTGATTTCAAACCACAAAACTGTGGTAATTAACGCTGCAGACTTCATGTTCTTGTTGAAGCCGCCAGCAAGTTTGAAAGGTGTGttcaaaataatgaataaacctGAAACATTACAGCGTCTtgatcagagcaagaaactgaaaaaactttCTAATTTGTCCTTGAAgttctaatttcacttccatgttaTTCTAATTAAACAAACACAGGCTGTGAACaacaaccagattctgtaaaaaataaaaattctgcacatcTTGGTGCAGCCATGAAGCtgttaatgactcagctgtgaccaacactCACATGATGAAAACTCAGCAACtctttggctgaactgcaggcagtgtttacacaaaacaggcaggaagtacactactgttcaaaagtctggggtcacttagaaatgtccttatttttgaaagaaaagcatttttatcaatgaagataacattaaatgaataataaatccagtatagacattgttaatgtggtaaatgactattgtagctggaaacagctgatttttaatggaatatctccatagaggtacagaggaacatttccagcaaccatcactcctgtgttctaatgctacattgtgttagctaatgatgttgaaaggctcattgatggttagaaaacccttgtgcagttatgttagcacatggataaaagtgggagttttcatggagaacatggaattgtctcgatgaccccaaactgttgaacagtagtgtatgtgaagcattttggacaatttttgagtcagtttggagaAGTTTCAAGGTATTTTGAACCAGTTCGGAGTCAGATTggacatgtttttctgttttctagtgAGTTTTTAAtcggtttttgtcattttggacaaattgtgagtAATTCTGGATGagtttttaatcaatttacACAAGTTTGGagttatttgggacaaattATGAGTCATTGTGGATGATTTTGGAGCCCTTTTTGGagatgttttagtcattttggacaaactgagtaattttggatgagTTTGTAATCAATTTACACAAGTTTCGagttatttgggacaaattttgagtcattagaccatttttaaagcagtttgaagatattttagtcatttttgagaagtATTGAATCTTTTAGGATAACGTTGGAGTCATCTTagacaacctggacaggtctTCAGTtcttttagtccatttttgagatGTTTCAGACAAGttatcattttagacaaacGCTGAATCACTGTGGAcagatttgaagtcattttccatggaaaacatggaattgtctgaatgaccccaaacttttaacgGTTGTGTATTTAGAtcacgtgatccggtatccgtacataatgtacacatgcagaacacatgcctgtgtttagagcaaggtcatttagtttgtgggtacatctatattaaatggacacattctatgttgctgtgatttgtgATCATCATtatctaataaacaaatgctgcatttctaaaaatgacatatgggggaatgagcagtcttggaggaggactgcgctctctgagggcttttctagttGATGAAGTTCTCTCACCATAAGGACACTGCTGTTTTTTCTGAGTCTTTGGAAACCTCCTCAGAAAGTTCTCCAGGGTCGGTCCATATCGGCCCAGAGGATCATCAGGAGGCATGAACCTGCATGAGgttcaaacaaacacaactttaCAACCTCACACTTCCTCCGAGTCATTTAACATTCATTCAGGATGGAAGCATGAAGGCAGAACTGACTTGTTGTTGACGAAGGAGTACATGAGCAGCCTCTCCTCGATGAAGCGCTTCCATTCCGGCTTGGTTCCCTGCAGGTCTCGGTACATGTCGTTGGACACGATGATGCCGTCCGACTCGAAGGCGTGTTTCACAATGAAGCAGTCGTCGTTGCAGACGACACGTTTTCCTGCACAGCGTCGCGACGGCGTGAAAACCagaatcttcttcttctccagctCCAGCAGAATGTGCTGATCTACAAAACGTAAAATCAGTGGATGGAGGGTCAGTTAGTCTTGTTTCAGATAACAATGTTGAACAAAGGTAGTATAGTGtccccataaagttcctgtcagtgtatatctatggatggatccatatttctactaaaatccagtctttggtcgacatttcaccaattgttgaggctctaacatcagtagaatctgatgtgttaaagttccagttttcagacattttaacaaaatgttgATGTGAACTCATTGGTGGGAATCTGATCTGTGGCTCCAGTTTCTTACTATCTTgattgaaacttgtccaaattaatcaaaattgtTCCAACAAACAATAAAGACCTGTCCAAAATTAGTAGAAATCCATGATTTCCAGTCCATAATTTggcaaaatttgtccaaaattacttgaaacatATCCAAAGTTACTAAAAAATATCTTCTTTGTTAAAACTCTgtttcaaaatgaataaaaatgtactcGAAACCTGGCCAACATCACTCAGACAgtctaaaatgacattattaattaaataattatttgatcttgaaaatgtaaaagtgcaaaatgttgAAGGCAAAggggtctagtgtctccataaaggtACTCTAAGtttgtatatctatggatggatccatatttctattaaaatacagtctttggtcgacatttcaccaactgttgaggctctaacatcagtagaacctgatgggttaaagtttgaccagacaaggttccagttttcagacattttaacaaaatgttgatgtggactcattggcaggaaccagaacctggtgttcatagaggtctagatgttcatagaggtctagatgttggtgttcatagaggtctagatgttcatagaggtctagatgttggtgttcatagaggtctagatgttggtgttcatagaggtctagatgttggtgttcatagaggtctagatgttcatagaggtctagatgttggtgttcattgaggcctagatgttggtgttcatagaggtctagatgttcatagaggtctagatgttcatagaggtctagatgttcatagaggtctagatgttggtgttcatagaggtctagatgttcatagaggtctagatgttggtgttcatagaggtctagatgttggtgttcataggggtctaatGTTTCACTGTGTTTATTAGTTTGTCTctaactgtgtttgtgttgttctgaacATTAGTTAcggttggtgttttttttagagCTTTCAGTTTTTTATAAGTTTCCTGCTGAGGTCAATGTTGACGCTATGAAAGCAGTGAAGGTGCATGAAAACAGCCGAGTtgaaaatgagctgaaactGATGATAAATCTGCTTCTGTTCAGGTTCATGAACATCCACCAATGATCACATCATCATTTCATCCATCACTATCAAGGAAACATTGATTCCAGCTGCTTTAAATAAATCCtgctgtggttgtgttttattctgGGGTTTTCCCAGCAGACAGATTTAACCTGGTTGATTATTAAAAGAACATTCTACATCACAGCTTTGTCAGCACCAACAATCTGCTGATGAACACCAAGCAGCATGCAGGAGTTCAGATGTAGGCGACTAACGTGGTGAAATGATTATCTTTAGGTGAACTGGAAAACCCCACAGGTTTATCTTCTGAGTTGTAGCTGCACAGGCGGCAGATTAAGatctttattttgcattttgaaaacaACTAAACCTATGAGGCGTTTTTCCCCTTTCAGAGCTAAACTCAGCAGTTTAATCAGGCCAAACATCCTGCTTGTTTCATGGAGCTTCGACATCTTTTCTTAGGGTTTGAAGCCAGAATAAAGAGCACTTTGATCAACCGGTTTGTCCATTAATCATTCAGTTTAAAATATAGCAGCCAGTTATATGGAGGGACTATGTATTTAATTTCtgtaaatgatcaaaaaaataagcaaagaagcattttaaaactgtttaaatgtttgGTTCTACAGTCTGAAACACTCAGATACTCAGTTTAAAATCAGATGTTCTCTAGTCTCTACTTGGTCTGTCAGTGTTTGGTCCCTGTGAGGTTTCACTGGGTGTGTTTGGAAGTAAATTTACAATGATTCCTCAACTATTCCCCActactttttgaaaaatgttttctctttttatttcaaaaaataattctAGCTCTGCTTTTAAATGTGCCAAAAACATGGCGAGTAAAACCTCCCAGTGACCACGACTTGGTTTGACTTAATAATTCTGATAGGAGGGACTAGAAAACATTTCACTACTTGTTTTATCTCTAtgaagaattttttaaaaaacagtgaaaatgtgttaaaaactgtccagaacATGCGCTGACATGCTTAAATGTTGGGTTTTATCAtctgaaaaatgcagaaattcagtttaaaatcaaagaaactgattttttttttacttttgcttgaaaaaaaatctattttgtgtcagttttctcTCATTAATTAAAGGACTAATTCCAATTCTGCCTTCAAAAGTTCACAGTAAAACCTCACAATGGCCGAAGAGGAACTAGAAAACATTGGATAACTTGTTATACATCTCTATAAATGATcacaaaacaagtgaaaatacctgaacaaaaacaagaaaaactgttttcaggTATTTTCACATGCTTTTTTCAGTCTCAAACACGcagatattcagtttaaaatcaaagaaactgattattttttct is a genomic window of Amphiprion ocellaris isolate individual 3 ecotype Okinawa unplaced genomic scaffold, ASM2253959v1 Aocel_unscaffolded143, whole genome shotgun sequence containing:
- the LOC111574168 gene encoding endoribonuclease ZC3H12A-like; this encodes MWMFSHLYVLLCSFSHGNKEVFSCLGIQLAVNFFLDRGHSDITVFVPSWRKEQPRPDVPITDQHILLELEKKKILVFTPSRRCAGKRVVCNDDCFIVKHAFESDGIIVSNDMYRDLQGTKPEWKRFIEERLLMYSFVNNKFMPPDDPLGRYGPTLENFLRRFPKTQKKQQCPYGKKCTYGIKCKFHHPERAKQSNRTLADELRENAKNPSAAQKPGPARSSPVPGQSLLQVEDMARNLSLGSDSSSMKKDQKNKHQAKSGHRQSKRVSTRKEKVNPQSDSVRLGGSQEQLDSGLGSIDSQPVEAPWPYSAQQNLRQQFCPPRSSSCSCCSQNHPSHGAAPAFQHHSVGPLGCHGADMLPFGPPPYGYHGYPVSVPAYSQPADFQHSRVHQQQPFWSDPFAAHPPVCLSHWDPPPPSSLASRKQPSSEEREVVRKKLLAIFSAQLVDAAMDMFPQMMDPQKLVAEILMLQSQNRSLR